Proteins from a single region of Flavobacterium sp. YJ01:
- a CDS encoding GTP-binding protein, translating into MEVLKIATAGSVDDGKSTLIGRLLYDTKSLTTDKIEAIEKSSKQKGYDYLDFSLATDGLVAEREQGITIDVAHIYFSTAKKSYIIADTPGHVEYTRNMVTGASTSQVSIILIDARKGVIEQTYRHFFINNLLRVKEVIVAINKMDLVDYSEEVFNKIKADFQALNAKSTFKEQNVSYIPLSAINGGNVVDKSENMPWYDGQTVLEHLEGLHSHDVYEAGKARFPVQTVIRPKTEEYHDFRGYAGKLYGNSIKVGDAVTVLPSLTESKVSKIHFFDKTFDEAVAGSSITIELENDINVTRGDMIVKSSELPKIEKDITTTVCWMDSKKLVPGTKYLVQHNTNRVLAKVESIKNTIATDYSGTTEASQLAINEIGEVTIKLSKPLYFDSYNENKSNGAFILIDTATNTTAGVGFIR; encoded by the coding sequence ATGGAAGTTTTAAAAATAGCAACAGCAGGAAGTGTAGATGACGGAAAAAGTACTTTGATCGGGAGATTATTGTACGATACAAAATCATTGACGACTGATAAAATAGAAGCAATCGAAAAAAGCAGTAAACAAAAAGGATACGATTATCTTGATTTTTCTTTGGCAACTGACGGTTTAGTAGCTGAGAGAGAACAAGGAATCACAATTGATGTTGCGCATATTTATTTTTCGACTGCAAAGAAAAGTTACATTATTGCCGATACTCCAGGGCACGTAGAATATACAAGAAACATGGTTACAGGAGCTTCGACTTCTCAGGTTTCCATCATTTTGATCGATGCTAGAAAAGGAGTTATCGAGCAAACATACCGTCACTTTTTCATTAATAATTTATTGAGAGTAAAAGAAGTAATCGTTGCCATCAACAAAATGGATTTAGTTGATTATTCTGAAGAAGTTTTCAATAAAATCAAAGCTGATTTTCAGGCATTAAATGCAAAAAGCACATTCAAAGAGCAAAACGTAAGCTACATTCCTTTAAGTGCAATCAATGGCGGAAACGTGGTTGATAAATCAGAAAATATGCCTTGGTACGATGGACAAACTGTTTTAGAACATTTAGAAGGATTACATTCTCATGATGTTTACGAAGCAGGAAAAGCGCGTTTCCCAGTTCAGACAGTTATTCGTCCGAAAACAGAAGAATACCATGATTTTAGAGGTTATGCAGGGAAATTATACGGAAACTCAATTAAAGTCGGAGATGCTGTAACAGTTCTTCCTTCTTTAACAGAGTCAAAAGTATCTAAAATTCACTTTTTCGATAAAACATTTGATGAAGCCGTTGCGGGTTCTTCGATTACAATCGAATTAGAAAATGATATCAATGTTACGAGAGGTGATATGATTGTAAAATCAAGCGAGCTTCCAAAAATTGAAAAAGACATTACCACAACAGTTTGCTGGATGGACAGTAAAAAATTGGTTCCAGGAACTAAATATTTAGTACAACACAATACAAACAGAGTTTTAGCAAAAGTAGAAAGCATTAAAAATACAATTGCTACAGATTACTCAGGAACGACAGAAGCTTCACAATTAGCAATCAACGAAATTGGAGAAGTAACGATCAAATTAAGCAAACCGTTATATTTTGATTCATACAATGAAAACAAA
- the cysD gene encoding sulfate adenylyltransferase subunit CysD: MSSVLKTNALESEAIYIFREVISQFDKPVLLFSGGKDSITLVRLAQKAFFPAKIPFPLLHVDTGHNFPETIAFRDKLVEELGLELIVRNVQDAIDEGKVVEETGKYSSRNSLQTTTLLDAIEEFKFDACIGGARRDEEKARAKERIFSVRDDFGQWDEKNQRPELFDILNGKIENGQNVRVFPISNWTELDVWSYIEKEKIEIPSIYFSHKRKVFLRDGLIWSHSPFVYQEEDEQIEERIVRFRTVGDMSCTAAVESYAATIEEVVGEIRSSTISERGARIDDKRSEAAMEKRKQQGYF, from the coding sequence ATGAGTTCAGTATTAAAAACAAACGCTTTAGAGAGTGAAGCGATATACATTTTCAGAGAAGTAATTTCACAGTTTGACAAACCGGTTTTACTTTTCTCAGGAGGAAAAGATTCTATCACATTAGTGCGTTTGGCGCAAAAAGCATTTTTCCCTGCTAAGATTCCGTTTCCTCTATTACACGTTGATACGGGACACAATTTCCCTGAAACAATTGCTTTCAGAGATAAATTGGTAGAAGAATTAGGTTTAGAGTTGATCGTTCGTAATGTTCAGGATGCTATTGATGAAGGAAAAGTAGTTGAAGAAACTGGAAAATATTCAAGTCGTAACAGCTTGCAGACTACAACACTTTTAGATGCAATTGAAGAATTTAAGTTTGATGCTTGTATTGGTGGAGCGCGTCGTGATGAAGAAAAAGCAAGAGCTAAAGAACGTATTTTTTCTGTTCGTGATGATTTCGGACAATGGGACGAAAAAAATCAAAGACCAGAGTTGTTTGATATTTTAAATGGAAAAATTGAAAATGGTCAAAACGTTCGTGTTTTCCCAATTTCAAACTGGACAGAATTAGATGTTTGGAGTTATATCGAGAAAGAAAAAATCGAGATTCCGTCAATCTATTTCTCACATAAAAGAAAAGTTTTTTTGAGAGACGGTTTAATCTGGTCGCATTCTCCTTTTGTGTACCAAGAAGAAGACGAACAAATCGAAGAAAGAATTGTTCGCTTCAGAACCGTTGGAGATATGAGCTGTACAGCAGCTGTTGAATCTTACGCAGCAACAATCGAAGAGGTAGTTGGAGAAATCAGATCATCAACCATTTCAGAAAGAGGAGCCAGAATCGATGACAAACGTTCTGAAGCTGCAATGGAAAAGAGAAAACAACAAGGATACTTTTAA
- a CDS encoding phosphoadenylyl-sulfate reductase gives MSAIIVQELLEKTAALSLDETLVFLAKEFPGKVIFSTSFGQEDQVITDFIAKSNTDITVFTLDTGRLFQETYDVFHKTLKKYKRPIEVYFPEAASVENLLKTKGPNSFYDSVENRKECCFIRKVVPLRKALAGNSVWITGLRAEQSENRHDLSLFEYDGNFEIIKFNPLLKWTLEEVETYLSENNVPQNVLHKQGFVSIGCAPCTRAIFPGEDIRAGRWWWESSHKECGLHNAKKE, from the coding sequence ATGAGTGCGATTATTGTACAAGAATTATTAGAGAAAACTGCAGCTCTTTCGCTTGACGAAACCTTAGTTTTTTTAGCAAAAGAATTTCCGGGAAAAGTAATTTTTTCGACATCTTTCGGTCAGGAAGATCAGGTAATTACAGATTTCATTGCCAAAAGCAACACAGACATTACGGTGTTTACTTTAGATACAGGAAGATTGTTTCAGGAAACTTACGATGTTTTTCATAAAACATTAAAAAAATACAAAAGACCAATCGAGGTTTATTTTCCGGAAGCTGCTTCAGTAGAAAATCTTCTGAAAACAAAAGGACCAAACAGCTTTTACGATTCGGTTGAAAACAGAAAAGAATGCTGTTTTATTCGAAAAGTGGTTCCGTTAAGAAAAGCTTTAGCGGGAAATTCAGTTTGGATTACTGGTTTAAGAGCAGAACAATCAGAAAACAGACACGATTTAAGTTTGTTTGAATATGATGGAAACTTCGAAATCATAAAATTCAATCCGTTATTAAAATGGACTTTAGAAGAAGTTGAAACGTATTTGTCTGAAAACAATGTTCCTCAAAATGTATTGCACAAACAAGGTTTCGTAAGTATTGGTTGCGCACCTTGTACAAGAGCAATTTTCCCAGGTGAAGATATCAGAGCCGGAAGATGGTGGTGGGAATCAAGTCATAAAGAGTGTGGTTTGCATAATGCTAAGAAAGAGTAG
- a CDS encoding sulfite exporter TauE/SafE family protein, producing MEKELNINNTASFKEKLWIGIPVVLLVGLLFTLIYNHHAEFSWDGFVAGFNQEFLVFFAIGVFAQLVDGTLGMGYGATSTSFLLAYGVPPVVSSTAVHVSEMFTTGASALSHHRFGNINKKLVKHLLIPGVLGSITGAYLLSDVIDGDVIKPFIAVYMIVLAAIIIRKALKKNIVKKKTKKLSALAVFGGFMDSVGGGGWGPIVTSTLLGRGRNPRYTIGSVNAAEFAISFASGITFMLFGGIIGWQVIIGLILGGVISAPLAAFLVNKIKRKPMMVAVGVLIILLSLKTLSKLL from the coding sequence ATGGAGAAAGAACTGAATATAAATAATACGGCCTCTTTTAAAGAGAAGCTTTGGATTGGAATTCCTGTTGTTTTACTAGTAGGTTTGTTATTCACTTTGATATATAATCATCACGCTGAATTTTCCTGGGACGGATTTGTAGCAGGATTCAATCAGGAATTTTTAGTGTTTTTTGCCATCGGAGTTTTTGCTCAATTGGTTGATGGAACTTTAGGAATGGGTTATGGAGCGACTTCAACTTCATTTTTATTGGCTTATGGAGTTCCGCCAGTTGTGAGCAGTACAGCAGTTCACGTGTCGGAAATGTTTACAACAGGAGCGTCGGCACTTTCTCACCATCGTTTCGGAAACATCAATAAAAAACTGGTAAAGCATTTATTGATCCCTGGAGTTTTAGGATCTATTACAGGAGCTTATCTATTGTCTGATGTAATTGACGGTGATGTAATTAAGCCATTTATTGCTGTTTATATGATTGTTTTAGCGGCTATCATTATTAGAAAAGCGTTAAAAAAGAATATTGTAAAAAAGAAAACTAAAAAGTTAAGTGCACTTGCAGTTTTCGGAGGATTTATGGATTCTGTTGGCGGCGGTGGCTGGGGACCAATTGTAACTTCAACATTATTAGGAAGAGGTAGAAATCCGAGATATACTATTGGTTCTGTAAATGCAGCTGAGTTTGCAATTTCGTTTGCTAGCGGTATAACTTTTATGCTTTTTGGAGGAATCATTGGCTGGCAAGTAATCATCGGATTGATTTTAGGAGGAGTTATTTCAGCGCCATTAGCAGCATTTTTGGTAAATAAAATCAAAAGAAAACCAATGATGGTTGCGGTTGGAGTTCTAATTATATTATTGAGTTTAAAAACATTATCTAAATTATTATAA
- a CDS encoding sulfite exporter TauE/SafE family protein — MDFQIGLVIAGLVVGFIVGLTGVGGGSLMTPILLYFNIPPTTAVGTDLLYAAFTKAGGVFVHNKKGNINWKITGWLTLGSVPASLLTLWILNSIKTDIETINGVIKYSLGWALLFTSIAIIFKNKILKFSQKHAGDKFHTESATQNALTIGIGVLLGATVTLTSIGAGALGTVTLFFLYPLLPTPRLVGTEIAHAVPLTLVAGIGHATMGNLDLGLLGQLLMGSLPGIYMGSMLSGKVPDQFLRNAIAVMLFLAGYKLIF, encoded by the coding sequence ATGGATTTTCAAATAGGTCTTGTAATCGCAGGATTAGTAGTTGGTTTTATTGTGGGATTGACTGGAGTTGGCGGCGGTTCTTTAATGACTCCAATTTTATTATATTTCAATATTCCGCCAACAACTGCAGTAGGAACAGATTTACTTTATGCCGCTTTTACCAAAGCCGGAGGTGTTTTTGTTCACAATAAAAAAGGAAACATTAACTGGAAAATTACAGGTTGGCTAACTCTTGGCAGCGTTCCTGCTTCTTTACTGACTTTGTGGATTTTAAACAGTATTAAAACGGATATTGAAACCATAAATGGCGTTATTAAATACAGTTTAGGTTGGGCATTGCTATTTACCTCTATTGCTATTATATTCAAAAATAAAATTTTAAAGTTCTCTCAAAAACATGCAGGAGATAAATTTCATACTGAAAGCGCAACACAAAACGCTCTTACAATTGGAATTGGAGTTTTATTAGGCGCAACCGTAACCTTGACTTCTATTGGAGCTGGCGCTTTAGGAACTGTAACTTTATTTTTCCTATATCCATTATTACCAACTCCTCGTTTGGTTGGAACCGAAATTGCACACGCTGTTCCTTTAACCTTAGTTGCTGGAATTGGACATGCAACAATGGGAAATTTAGATTTAGGCTTATTAGGACAATTATTAATGGGTTCGCTTCCTGGAATATACATGGGAAGTATGTTAAGCGGAAAAGTACCTGATCAGTTTCTTAGAAATGCTATTGCTGTGATGCTTTTCTTAGCTGGATATAAATTGATATTCTAG
- a CDS encoding Rrf2 family transcriptional regulator, translating into MLSKKTKYGIKALTYLARRENNEPVQIAEIAKSEHISIKFLESILLLLRNSGFLGAKKGKGGGYYLIKDPKDISMAKVYRILEGPIALLPCASHNFYERCDDCDDEATCAARRLMTEVRDNTLKILESNSLADIAF; encoded by the coding sequence ATGCTTTCAAAAAAGACAAAATACGGAATCAAAGCTTTGACTTATTTAGCTAGACGCGAAAATAATGAACCAGTTCAGATTGCCGAAATTGCGAAAAGCGAACATATTTCGATAAAATTTTTAGAAAGTATTTTGCTTCTGTTGAGAAACTCAGGATTTCTTGGAGCAAAAAAAGGAAAAGGCGGTGGTTATTATCTAATAAAAGATCCGAAAGATATCAGTATGGCAAAAGTCTACAGAATTCTGGAAGGACCAATTGCATTGTTGCCATGTGCAAGTCATAATTTCTACGAAAGATGCGACGACTGCGATGATGAAGCGACTTGTGCGGCGCGCCGTTTAATGACCGAAGTTCGTGATAATACACTTAAAATATTAGAAAGTAACTCTTTGGCAGATATCGCTTTTTAA
- a CDS encoding aminotransferase class I/II-fold pyridoxal phosphate-dependent enzyme: MNTEEFGFETQAIRTHLEKTQFQEHSTPLYLSSSFIFEDAEDMRASFTEEKVRNIYSRFSNPNTTEFVDKVCAMEGAEAGYAFATGMAAIYSTFAALLDSGDHIVSAGSVFGSTHALFMTYFPKWNIETTYFDINKPETIESFIQPNTKILYAETPTNPGVDVIDLELLGAIAKKHNLILIIDNCFATPYIQQPIKYGAHIVVHSATKLIDGQGRVLGGVAVGEAELIRKIYLFSRNTGPAMSPFNAWVLSKSLETLAVRVDKHCENALKVAEFLESHPNVESVKYPFLKSHPKYEIAKKQMRLGGNIIAIEIKGGLEAGRKFLDKIKLCSLSANIGDVKTIVTHPASTTHSKLSEEDQLAVGITQGLVRVSVGLETVEDVIADLKQALS; encoded by the coding sequence ATGAATACAGAAGAATTTGGTTTTGAAACACAAGCCATCAGAACACATTTAGAAAAAACACAATTTCAGGAACATTCAACGCCTTTGTACTTATCTTCAAGTTTTATATTTGAAGATGCAGAGGATATGAGAGCTTCTTTTACAGAAGAAAAAGTTCGTAATATTTATTCTCGTTTCAGTAATCCAAATACAACTGAATTTGTTGACAAAGTTTGCGCAATGGAAGGTGCAGAAGCAGGTTATGCTTTCGCAACAGGAATGGCTGCAATCTATTCTACTTTTGCTGCATTGTTGGATTCTGGTGATCACATTGTATCTGCAGGAAGCGTTTTTGGATCAACTCATGCGTTATTCATGACTTATTTTCCAAAATGGAATATTGAAACGACCTATTTTGATATCAATAAGCCAGAAACAATTGAAAGTTTTATTCAACCAAATACTAAAATTTTATACGCAGAAACACCAACAAATCCTGGAGTTGACGTAATTGATTTGGAATTATTAGGAGCGATTGCAAAAAAACACAATCTGATTTTAATAATTGATAACTGTTTTGCTACGCCATATATTCAGCAGCCTATTAAATACGGAGCTCATATTGTGGTGCATTCTGCAACAAAGTTAATTGATGGTCAAGGTCGTGTTTTAGGAGGAGTTGCAGTTGGAGAAGCAGAACTGATTCGTAAAATTTATTTGTTTTCAAGAAATACAGGACCAGCAATGTCACCATTTAATGCGTGGGTTTTGTCAAAAAGTTTAGAAACTTTGGCTGTTCGTGTAGATAAACATTGTGAAAATGCTTTAAAAGTGGCAGAATTTTTAGAAAGTCACCCGAATGTTGAAAGTGTGAAATATCCATTCTTGAAATCACATCCAAAATATGAAATTGCCAAAAAACAAATGCGTTTAGGCGGAAACATTATTGCAATCGAAATTAAAGGTGGTCTTGAAGCAGGAAGGAAATTTTTAGATAAAATTAAATTATGTTCTCTTTCTGCAAATATTGGCGATGTAAAAACCATTGTTACACATCCAGCTTCTACAACACATAGTAAATTATCTGAAGAAGATCAATTAGCAGTTGGAATCACACAAGGTCTTGTTCGTGTTTCTGTTGGTTTAGAAACTGTTGAAGATGTAATTGCAGATTTAAAACAAGCACTTTCTTAA